Proteins from one Tsuneonella aeria genomic window:
- a CDS encoding ribose-phosphate pyrophosphokinase, whose protein sequence is MKIMSGNANLPLARAIAAYLEMPLTDASVRRFADEEIFVEIHENVRGEDVFVVQSTGFPANDNLMELLICIDALRRASAKRITAVVPYFGYARQDRKPGPRTPISAKLVANLITEAGADRVLAVDLHAGQIQGFFDIPTDNLFAAPVMAADIQARYGDKDLMVVSPDVGGVVRARALAKRLDNAPLAIVDKRRDRPGESEVMNIIGEVKGRHCIMIDDIVDSGGTLCNAAQALLDNGASSVTAYITHGVLSGGAVARVDASALEELVVTDSIRATDAAADSKRIRYLTIAPLIGEAVRRIADESSVSSLFD, encoded by the coding sequence ATGAAGATCATGTCCGGCAACGCGAACCTGCCGCTCGCGCGGGCGATCGCGGCGTATCTTGAGATGCCGCTGACCGACGCCAGCGTCCGCCGCTTCGCCGACGAGGAGATCTTCGTCGAGATCCACGAGAACGTGCGCGGCGAGGATGTCTTTGTCGTCCAGTCGACCGGCTTCCCGGCCAACGACAACCTGATGGAACTGCTGATCTGCATCGACGCGCTGCGGCGGGCCAGCGCCAAACGGATCACGGCGGTCGTGCCCTACTTCGGTTATGCGCGGCAGGATCGGAAACCCGGCCCGCGCACGCCGATCTCTGCCAAGCTGGTCGCGAACCTTATCACCGAAGCCGGCGCCGACCGCGTGCTGGCGGTGGACCTTCACGCCGGGCAGATCCAGGGCTTCTTCGACATTCCGACCGACAACCTGTTCGCGGCCCCCGTCATGGCTGCGGACATCCAGGCCCGGTACGGGGACAAGGACCTGATGGTCGTATCCCCCGATGTCGGCGGGGTGGTCCGCGCCCGCGCTCTCGCCAAGCGGCTCGACAACGCGCCGCTGGCCATCGTCGACAAGCGCCGCGACCGCCCCGGCGAGAGCGAGGTGATGAACATCATCGGCGAGGTGAAGGGCCGGCACTGCATCATGATCGACGATATCGTCGATTCGGGCGGCACGCTGTGCAACGCCGCGCAGGCCCTGCTGGATAACGGGGCGAGCTCGGTCACAGCCTATATCACGCACGGTGTGCTGTCAGGCGGCGCCGTCGCGCGGGTCGACGCCTCGGCGCTGGAGGAGCTCGTCGTCACCGATTCGATCCGCGCGACCGACGCCGCGGCCGACAGCAAGCGGATCCGCTACCTCACCATCGCCCCCCTGATCGGCGAAGCGGTGCGCCGGATCGCCGACGAGAGTTCGGTTTCGAGCCTGTTCGATTGA
- the rpmI gene encoding 50S ribosomal protein L35, translating to MPKMKTKSGVKKRFKLTATGKVKHGVAGKRHRLISHNAKYIRQNRGTSVIADADARTIKKWAPYGLA from the coding sequence ATGCCCAAGATGAAGACCAAGAGCGGCGTGAAGAAGCGCTTCAAGCTCACCGCCACCGGCAAGGTCAAGCACGGGGTCGCCGGCAAGCGGCACCGCCTGATCAGCCACAACGCGAAGTACATCCGCCAGAACCGCGGGACCTCCGTGATCGCCGACGCCGATGCGCGGACGATCAAGAAGTGGGCCCCCTACGGGCTCGCCTGA
- a CDS encoding inositol monophosphatase family protein, with product MSLSDDVALANRLADAAGAAIRPYYRGDIGLETKGDESPVTLADRAAEEAMRRILVAEVSRDGIQGEEFGIEREGATRRWVLDPIDGTVSFAAGRPIFGALIALLQDGFPVLGVIDQPVTGERWVGAMGRGTTFNGAEVRTRPCPRLPDAVLATTSPSLFDDHSAEHFMALAGKTAHRRMVWGGDCYNYGLLASGQIDLVCETGLKLHDFAALVPVVEGAGGTMADWNGEPLHAGSDGHVIALGDPARLEDVVEALACGH from the coding sequence ATGAGCCTGTCCGACGACGTTGCCCTGGCCAACCGCCTGGCGGATGCGGCGGGGGCCGCGATCCGGCCATATTACCGCGGCGACATCGGGCTGGAGACGAAGGGTGACGAATCGCCCGTCACCCTGGCCGACCGCGCGGCGGAGGAGGCGATGCGCCGCATCCTCGTCGCCGAAGTATCGCGCGACGGCATCCAGGGCGAGGAGTTCGGTATCGAGCGAGAAGGCGCCACCCGCCGCTGGGTGCTCGATCCCATCGACGGCACGGTGAGCTTCGCGGCCGGCCGCCCGATCTTCGGCGCTCTCATCGCCCTGTTGCAGGACGGGTTCCCGGTGCTGGGCGTGATCGACCAGCCCGTGACCGGCGAACGCTGGGTGGGCGCGATGGGCCGGGGGACGACTTTCAACGGGGCTGAGGTCCGCACCCGGCCCTGCCCGCGGTTGCCCGATGCGGTGCTGGCGACCACCAGCCCCAGCCTGTTCGACGATCATTCGGCGGAACATTTCATGGCGCTGGCGGGCAAGACGGCGCACCGCCGCATGGTGTGGGGCGGCGATTGCTACAATTACGGCCTTCTCGCCAGCGGCCAGATCGATCTCGTCTGCGAAACCGGGCTGAAGCTGCACGATTTCGCGGCGCTGGTGCCGGTGGTCGAAGGTGCCGGCGGGACGATGGCGGACTGGAACGGCGAACCGCTGCACGCGGGCAGCGACGGCCATGTCATCGCGCTGGGCGATCCCGCCCGGCTGGAAGACGTGGTCGAGGCGCTCGCCTGCGGTCACTGA
- a CDS encoding homoserine dehydrogenase, which produces MAEPLRIALAGLGTVGAGVIRLLASNDALVTARAGREIRIIAVSARDRSRDRGVDLSPFEWCDDMTAMACRDDIDAVVELVGGADGPALTLARNAIREGKALVTANKAMIAHHGLALAQAAEAAGVPLRFEAAVAGGVPVIKALREGAAANAIVRVQGILNGTCNYILSTMEDTGRDFGDVLAEAQALGYAEADPTFDIEGIDAAHKLAILSAIAFGARLDFASVSAEGIARVRAADIARAADLGFVIRLVGTADVENAEPGNAGSSPARMLQRVRPCLVARDHPLAHVDGPTNAVVAEGNFSGRLLFQGAGAGDGPTASAVVADLIDIARAAADGRDAGPPFSIPADRLVPMAPSEPGDRRGRNYLRFTVADKPGVLAEIAAAMRDGGVSIESLIQQGRSTTEGEVLVVMVTHDGPERCVTDAMRLLEGSPSLTAAPLVMPILEA; this is translated from the coding sequence ATGGCCGAACCGCTGCGCATCGCGCTCGCCGGACTGGGAACGGTCGGGGCCGGCGTCATCCGCCTGCTCGCCTCGAACGACGCGCTGGTGACGGCCCGCGCCGGCCGTGAAATCCGCATCATAGCCGTCAGCGCGCGCGACCGGTCGCGGGACCGGGGCGTGGACCTGTCGCCGTTCGAATGGTGCGACGACATGACCGCCATGGCGTGCCGCGACGATATCGACGCGGTGGTCGAACTGGTCGGCGGCGCCGATGGCCCCGCGCTCACGCTGGCGCGCAACGCCATTCGCGAAGGCAAGGCGCTGGTCACCGCCAACAAGGCGATGATCGCGCACCACGGGCTCGCCCTTGCCCAGGCGGCAGAGGCGGCCGGCGTCCCCTTGCGGTTCGAAGCGGCGGTGGCCGGCGGTGTGCCGGTAATCAAGGCCTTGCGCGAAGGGGCTGCCGCCAACGCGATCGTGCGCGTGCAGGGCATCCTCAACGGCACGTGCAACTATATCCTGTCGACCATGGAAGATACCGGCCGCGATTTCGGCGATGTCCTGGCGGAAGCCCAGGCGCTGGGGTACGCGGAAGCCGACCCGACGTTCGATATCGAAGGGATCGACGCCGCCCACAAGCTGGCGATCCTCTCGGCGATCGCGTTCGGGGCGCGGCTCGATTTCGCCAGCGTGTCGGCCGAAGGCATCGCCCGGGTTCGCGCGGCGGACATCGCGCGGGCCGCCGACCTCGGCTTTGTGATCCGCCTGGTCGGGACGGCCGACGTCGAGAATGCCGAGCCTGGCAATGCCGGCAGCTCGCCCGCCCGGATGCTCCAGCGCGTGCGCCCGTGCCTGGTGGCGCGCGACCACCCTCTCGCGCACGTCGACGGCCCCACCAACGCTGTGGTGGCGGAGGGGAATTTCTCGGGCCGCCTGCTGTTCCAGGGCGCCGGCGCGGGCGACGGACCGACGGCGAGCGCGGTGGTCGCCGATCTCATCGACATCGCGCGGGCGGCGGCGGACGGGCGCGACGCGGGGCCGCCGTTCTCCATCCCCGCCGACCGGCTCGTGCCGATGGCGCCATCGGAGCCGGGCGATCGCCGGGGGCGCAACTACTTGCGCTTCACCGTCGCCGACAAGCCCGGCGTGCTGGCCGAAATCGCCGCCGCGATGCGCGACGGGGGTGTCTCGATCGAAAGCCTGATCCAGCAAGGCCGCTCGACGACCGAAGGCGAGGTGCTGGTGGTCATGGTGACGCACGATGGGCCGGAACGCTGCGTCACGGACGCCATGCGGCTGCTGGAAGGTTCGCCCAGCCTCACCGCGGCGCCGCTGGTGATGCCTATCCTGGAGGCGTGA
- the rplT gene encoding 50S ribosomal protein L20 — MARIKRGVTTRAKHKRILEQAKGYRGRRKNTIRIARQAVEKAGQYAYRDRKAKKRSFRALWIQRINAAVRAEGLTYSQFMHGVKLSGIELDRKVMADLAMNEGGAFTAIVAQAKASLN, encoded by the coding sequence ATGGCACGTATCAAACGGGGTGTTACCACCCGCGCCAAGCACAAGCGCATCCTCGAACAGGCCAAGGGCTATCGCGGTCGGCGCAAGAACACGATCCGCATCGCCCGCCAGGCCGTCGAAAAGGCCGGCCAGTACGCGTACCGCGACCGCAAGGCGAAGAAGCGCAGCTTCCGCGCGCTGTGGATCCAGCGCATCAACGCCGCGGTCCGCGCCGAAGGCCTGACCTACTCGCAGTTCATGCACGGCGTTAAGCTGTCGGGCATCGAACTCGACCGCAAGGTCATGGCCGATCTGGCGATGAACGAAGGCGGTGCCTTCACCGCGATCGTCGCCCAGGCCAAGGCTTCGCTGAACTAA
- a CDS encoding energy transducer TonB, whose product MAYVDQQMSGNRIVAIIIVALIHVVVGYALVTGLAYSAISKVVERVTTVDIEEPPPPEEEPPPPEEVPDTAPPPPVAPPPPVNIAVAPPPIRTQPTIPPPAPPALVVPPAAPVAPPAPPPAPPPPPPPAFQPKAPTPRGNPGNWANANDYPSRALREEKEGVTRFRVEVDANGRVTSCNVTGSSGTPELDSTTCSLIQRRGRFNPATDGQGKPTSGSWASSVRWEIPE is encoded by the coding sequence ATGGCCTACGTTGACCAACAGATGAGCGGTAATCGCATTGTTGCGATCATCATCGTTGCACTTATTCACGTCGTCGTCGGGTATGCACTTGTCACCGGTCTCGCCTATTCGGCGATCTCGAAGGTGGTCGAGCGCGTGACGACGGTCGATATCGAGGAGCCGCCGCCGCCCGAAGAGGAGCCGCCGCCGCCCGAAGAGGTGCCGGACACCGCGCCCCCGCCGCCGGTCGCGCCGCCGCCGCCGGTCAATATCGCCGTGGCCCCGCCGCCGATCCGCACGCAGCCGACGATCCCGCCGCCTGCTCCGCCGGCATTGGTGGTGCCGCCGGCAGCGCCCGTGGCGCCGCCCGCGCCGCCGCCTGCGCCGCCGCCCCCGCCTCCGCCGGCATTCCAGCCCAAGGCGCCGACTCCGCGCGGCAACCCCGGCAACTGGGCCAACGCGAACGACTATCCGTCCCGCGCCCTGCGCGAGGAGAAGGAAGGCGTGACCCGCTTCCGCGTGGAAGTGGACGCCAACGGCCGGGTCACCAGCTGCAACGTTACGGGATCGAGCGGCACGCCCGAACTCGACAGCACGACGTGCTCGCTCATCCAACGCCGCGGTCGCTTCAATCCGGCCACCGACGGCCAGGGCAAGCCGACGAGCGGTTCGTGGGCAAGCTCGGTCCGCTGGGAAATCCCGGAATAA
- the pheS gene encoding phenylalanine--tRNA ligase subunit alpha, whose translation MDTTEQDRKLEAALAAIAGAQDGDALEAERIAALGKQGWVSALLKTLGGMSPDQRQAEGPRIQALRASVAGAIESRKGELEKAALEQQLASEVQDLTLPAPAAPRGSVHPVSQVMDELAEIFADMGFAVATGPEIEDDWHNFTALNMPESHPARAMHDTFYFPREGAEENSHPASNIGDTPPNGDAVGANTRMLLRTHTSPVQIRSMVAHGAPLRIIAPGRVYRSDSDATHTPMFHQVEGLVIDRGIHLGHLKWTLETFLKAFFERDDIVLRLRPSYFPFTEPSVEVDVGWQDVNANGARRRVLGGDGDAPGHGWMELLGSGMVNARVLEFAGLDPEQWQGFAFGVGVDRLAMLKYGMDDLRAFFDGDGRWLAHYGFGAFDQPTLSAGVGARA comes from the coding sequence ATGGATACGACGGAACAGGACCGGAAGCTCGAGGCCGCGCTTGCCGCCATCGCGGGCGCGCAGGATGGCGACGCGCTGGAGGCGGAGCGGATCGCCGCGCTTGGCAAGCAGGGCTGGGTCAGCGCCCTGCTGAAGACGCTGGGCGGGATGAGCCCGGACCAGCGCCAGGCCGAAGGGCCGCGCATCCAGGCGCTGCGGGCATCGGTCGCCGGGGCGATCGAATCCCGCAAGGGCGAGCTGGAAAAAGCAGCGCTGGAACAACAGCTTGCCAGCGAAGTGCAGGATCTTACGCTGCCCGCCCCGGCGGCGCCGCGCGGGTCCGTCCACCCGGTCAGCCAGGTGATGGACGAGCTTGCCGAAATCTTCGCCGACATGGGTTTCGCCGTCGCCACCGGCCCCGAGATCGAGGACGACTGGCACAATTTCACCGCGCTGAACATGCCCGAAAGCCACCCGGCGCGGGCCATGCACGACACGTTCTACTTCCCCCGCGAAGGTGCCGAAGAGAATTCTCATCCGGCGTCGAACATCGGTGATACTCCCCCTAACGGGGACGCGGTGGGCGCAAACACCCGCATGCTGCTGCGCACGCACACCAGCCCGGTGCAGATCCGGTCGATGGTCGCGCACGGCGCCCCCTTGCGCATCATCGCGCCGGGCCGGGTCTATCGCAGCGACAGCGATGCGACTCACACGCCGATGTTCCACCAGGTGGAAGGGCTGGTGATCGATCGGGGCATTCACCTCGGCCACCTGAAGTGGACGCTGGAGACGTTCCTCAAGGCGTTCTTCGAACGGGACGATATCGTGCTGCGCCTGCGACCGAGCTATTTCCCGTTCACCGAACCTTCGGTCGAGGTCGATGTCGGCTGGCAGGACGTGAACGCCAATGGTGCGAGGCGCCGGGTGCTGGGCGGTGACGGCGATGCGCCGGGGCACGGCTGGATGGAGCTGCTGGGCAGCGGCATGGTCAACGCCCGCGTGCTGGAATTCGCCGGGCTCGATCCCGAACAGTGGCAGGGCTTCGCCTTCGGTGTCGGCGTCGACCGGCTGGCGATGCTGAAATACGGGATGGACGATTTGCGCGCTTTCTTCGACGGCGACGGGCGCTGGCTTGCGCATTACGGTTTCGGCGCGTTCGACCAGCCGACCCTGTCGGCCGGCGTGGGAGCGCGGGCATGA
- a CDS encoding helix-turn-helix domain-containing protein — protein sequence MSGAARHYTGQNIQGCRVLRVALAERTAPIKPDADTPRISVRFFRLSEPLRPYFTALYLTEIDAGDGIVDDYLHPEWAALRFAEGPAPIACVGPGEMTPQWPFVAGGPTSKSIRFGVRTSRIWGLGLQPAGWAKFAQGDAHLLANQTVDGSTHPTFALFADILPAIVRCDGTVEDKAAIIDAQLMRHSHRPVPREAEIFACQELLRDPAIGEVSVLQDRLGASIKSLERLCCRYFGFTPKVLLRRQRFLRSLAQHMLDPSLSWIDALDEQYHDQAQFVREFKAFMGITPTAYGKLPHPILRPIMQQRMADQGAAAPIDMPTVARYR from the coding sequence GTGTCTGGGGCGGCCCGTCATTACACTGGCCAAAACATACAAGGATGCAGGGTTCTTCGGGTCGCACTCGCCGAAAGGACCGCCCCTATCAAACCCGACGCGGACACGCCCCGCATCTCCGTCCGCTTTTTCCGTCTTTCGGAACCCCTGCGGCCGTATTTCACCGCGCTCTACCTGACCGAGATCGACGCCGGCGACGGCATCGTCGATGATTACCTGCATCCCGAATGGGCCGCCCTGCGCTTTGCCGAAGGGCCCGCGCCGATCGCCTGCGTGGGACCGGGCGAGATGACGCCGCAATGGCCGTTCGTCGCAGGAGGACCGACGAGCAAGTCGATCCGTTTCGGGGTCCGCACCTCGCGCATCTGGGGCCTGGGGCTGCAACCGGCGGGGTGGGCGAAGTTTGCCCAGGGCGATGCCCACCTGCTCGCCAACCAGACCGTGGACGGGAGCACGCACCCCACCTTCGCCCTGTTCGCCGATATCCTCCCCGCGATCGTCCGGTGTGACGGCACGGTGGAGGACAAGGCGGCGATCATCGATGCGCAGCTGATGCGGCACAGCCACCGGCCCGTCCCGCGCGAGGCGGAGATTTTCGCCTGCCAGGAACTGCTGCGCGATCCGGCCATCGGCGAGGTTTCGGTGCTGCAGGATCGACTCGGCGCATCGATCAAGTCGCTCGAACGGTTGTGCTGCCGGTATTTCGGCTTCACGCCCAAGGTCCTGCTCAGGCGCCAGCGTTTCCTGCGCAGCCTGGCCCAGCACATGCTCGATCCTTCATTGAGCTGGATCGACGCGCTCGACGAACAATATCACGACCAGGCCCAGTTCGTGCGTGAATTCAAGGCTTTCATGGGCATCACGCCCACTGCCTACGGCAAGCTGCCGCACCCCATCCTGCGCCCGATCATGCAACAGCGCATGGCCGATCAGGGCGCGGCCGCGCCGATCGACATGCCCACCGTCGCGCGGTACCGGTAA
- a CDS encoding helix-turn-helix domain-containing protein yields MTQDCKIDVRFYPPPPELHDCFTSIYRLELTVAPGARLCDWLQPEWGNLRIFSGDVPAAQMDGGPLLDDARISITGPSAVSARFELGTTRMWGIGFLPLGWARLIGRPAAAHANMLADAERHPAFARFAPLLGIFADPPDDAAEYARIVAALQPFDRPVADAARIRAVHAAMVELGLATVAEFAARAGMTVRTLERICRRHFGFPPKLLLRRQRFMRSLAAWMLGGMGRWTPAIDELYTDQAHFNRDFHAFMGMSPSTYAALPHPILSAFMEQRARTWGSAAQTLDRPGTVHDAAA; encoded by the coding sequence ATGACGCAAGACTGCAAGATCGACGTGCGGTTCTACCCCCCGCCCCCCGAACTCCACGACTGCTTCACCAGCATATACCGGCTCGAACTCACCGTCGCTCCGGGCGCGCGCCTGTGCGACTGGTTGCAGCCGGAATGGGGCAATCTGCGCATATTCTCGGGCGATGTGCCGGCGGCCCAGATGGACGGCGGGCCGCTGCTCGACGACGCCCGCATCAGCATTACCGGCCCAAGCGCCGTGTCCGCCCGGTTCGAACTCGGCACCACGCGGATGTGGGGCATCGGGTTCCTCCCGCTCGGCTGGGCGCGCCTGATCGGCCGGCCCGCCGCAGCCCATGCCAACATGCTGGCCGATGCGGAGCGACACCCGGCGTTCGCGCGGTTCGCGCCGCTGCTCGGCATTTTCGCCGATCCGCCCGACGATGCGGCGGAATACGCCCGCATCGTGGCGGCCCTGCAGCCGTTCGACCGGCCGGTGGCCGACGCGGCACGGATCCGGGCGGTTCACGCCGCGATGGTCGAGCTGGGCCTCGCCACCGTCGCCGAATTCGCCGCCCGCGCCGGCATGACGGTCAGGACGCTGGAGCGCATCTGCCGGCGCCATTTCGGATTTCCGCCCAAGCTCCTGCTGCGGCGCCAGCGCTTCATGCGCAGCCTCGCGGCCTGGATGCTGGGGGGCATGGGCCGGTGGACCCCGGCGATCGACGAGCTCTATACCGACCAGGCGCATTTCAACCGCGATTTCCACGCCTTCATGGGTATGAGCCCGAGCACGTATGCCGCGCTGCCGCATCCGATCCTGTCGGCTTTCATGGAGCAGCGGGCCCGGACCTGGGGCTCGGCCGCGCAGACGCTCGACCGCCCCGGCACCGTCCACGACGCCGCCGCCTGA
- the glpX gene encoding class II fructose-bisphosphatase, whose protein sequence is MNTPQGTASPRASSVLDRVLVLELVRVTEAAAVAASRMIGRGDEKAADAAAVEAMRRAFDELEIDGTVVIGEGERDEAPMLYIGEKVGGAPGRGPRIDIALDPLEGTTITAKAGPNALAVLAAAEHGCLLNAPDTYMDKLAVGPGYPEGVIDLARTPTENVKAVAAAKGVEPGDIIVCVLDRPRHADLIAELRGLGCGVVLIGDGDVAGVIATTDPDTTIDMYMGSGGAPEGVLAAAALRCVGGQFNGRLVFRNEDEKARARKWGIEDLDRIYKLEDLAKGDCIFAATGVTSGSLLDGVKRLRGGKMTTESVVMRASSGTVRWIKGEHRVG, encoded by the coding sequence ATGAACACTCCGCAAGGCACCGCTTCGCCCCGCGCCTCGAGCGTGCTCGACCGGGTACTCGTCCTCGAACTGGTCCGCGTGACCGAAGCCGCCGCCGTCGCGGCGAGCAGGATGATCGGCCGGGGCGACGAGAAGGCGGCCGATGCCGCCGCGGTGGAAGCCATGCGCCGCGCCTTCGACGAGCTGGAGATCGACGGCACCGTGGTGATCGGCGAAGGCGAGCGGGACGAGGCGCCGATGCTCTACATCGGGGAAAAGGTCGGCGGCGCGCCCGGCCGCGGGCCCAGGATCGACATCGCGCTCGACCCGCTGGAGGGCACGACGATCACCGCCAAGGCCGGTCCCAATGCGCTGGCGGTGCTCGCCGCGGCGGAGCACGGCTGCCTGCTGAACGCGCCTGACACCTACATGGACAAGCTGGCGGTCGGCCCCGGCTACCCCGAAGGCGTGATCGATCTCGCCAGGACGCCGACGGAAAACGTCAAGGCGGTCGCCGCCGCGAAGGGCGTGGAGCCGGGCGATATCATCGTCTGCGTGCTCGACCGGCCGCGCCATGCAGACCTGATCGCGGAGCTTCGCGGCCTGGGGTGCGGCGTGGTGCTGATCGGCGACGGGGACGTTGCCGGCGTCATCGCCACGACCGATCCCGACACCACGATCGACATGTACATGGGTTCGGGCGGCGCGCCGGAGGGCGTGCTGGCGGCCGCGGCGCTGCGCTGCGTCGGCGGGCAGTTCAACGGCCGCCTGGTCTTCCGCAACGAGGACGAGAAAGCCCGCGCCCGCAAGTGGGGGATCGAGGATCTCGACCGCATCTACAAGCTGGAGGACCTCGCGAAGGGGGACTGCATCTTCGCCGCGACCGGCGTCACCAGCGGGTCGCTGCTCGACGGGGTGAAGCGGCTGCGCGGCGGCAAGATGACCACCGAGAGCGTGGTGATGCGGGCGTCGAGCGGCACGGTCCGCTGGATCAAGGGCGAACACCGGGTGGGCTAA